The following DNA comes from Desulfatirhabdium butyrativorans DSM 18734.
CGATTCAAAAGGAGCTATCGTTGTCCTTCCCAGCTGAACCGCATTGGAATCCGTTTCACTTGGTCCAACAGAAATACCCATGGGATGTAAAAACTGCATAGCCATACGCAAGGCAAAAGAGTAATAGAATTCTTTTCCGTTATCCATAAACAGGATACCGCGACGAACCATGCCATCGGTATCGCTAATCATATCGACAAAACCCATTCGATCGGTACCCTGAAGAACTTGTGGTGCTTTGATCGAATTGGAAAGAGCAGAACCGCATTTCATTGCGGCAACAATGTTCGAATTCTCGGAAAAAATGGCGGTCAGGTATTCATAACCGGGTGGTACCGGAATGTCTCTGTAGATATCCAGGCCAATGGCCAATGGCTGATATCTCAACAATACGGCGATTGCCCTGGCAAGAACCTGATCGCTGATGGGCCAGTGCGCAAGCGAAGCGATATCCGCTTCTGTGACGGTGACAATCGTGATTCGATTTTGGCTTGTCAAGACCCGGGGTTGCCAATTCTGAAAAAAATCATACGCTTTCAACTCCAGAAGCTCCAGCATGCCGAAGTACCGAAACAATATAACCATCAGAAAGACACCACATCCGAGAATGGGGCCAATCAGATCTTTTTTCTTTCTGACAATTTTCCTTGCAATATCCAGTAATTCCGTCTGAACCTCCCACATCTACCAGTACGTCGCGTCCGGAACGAGCGACGCTGGTGTCGTCATCACAGCCAATTTGCAATCAACAGGAATGGCGCCCAATAGATCGGATGGGCATAGCGCTCATCTTTCATCAGCATCATTTGGGCGGTTTGAAGCGCCTGGGTACGGCTGACTCCCGGCTTGAGCAGTTCCTTGTAAAACCTGGTGACCAGCATACTTGTCGTCTGATCATGGATCGACCAGAGAGACGCAAGGGCACTGCGAGCTCCGGCCTTGATGGCAATTCCGGCGAGCCCCAGAGCGGCACGATCATCTCCTACCGCAGTTTCACATGCGCTCAATGTCAACACTTCCAACGGCTTTTGCCGGAATCGAAAGATTCCGAGGCATTGATCCAGTTGCTGGATGTTCAACCGATCATCATAGGTCAAAATATAACTGTGGTCCTTGTCCCCGGTAAAAAGACTATGCGAGGCGATATGGACGATAGAGAAATTGTCTTCACTCAACCGTTGCTGAATGTCAGGCACGAGGAAATGCTGGTTCAGGATCGCCACACCCGGGATCAGGCTGGTGATCTGGTCGACTTCCTGCGTTACATACGGTAAGGCAGGAAAACCCTGCGTGGCTTCACTCAACCCCATTACAAGGACCTTGATGTCCAGATGATCGATCGGTTTCGGATCGGTCAGATACAGGCCCGGGGTGACGCCGATCGCATACCGCTGAACCAGAAATTCAGATCCATCGTGCATTGCGGCAAACGGAATGCTTCGCAAGGGCCCATCAGGTACGACAACAATGGTTCGGATCTGATTGCGATCCAGCAACTCTTTCGTCGGACGAACCAGCCAGTCGTACAATCGTTGAGCTGGCCGCATATACTCACGGGTAATCCGCTTTTCGAGCCTGGATCGAAAGAGCTGGATTTCGTTGGCCAAGGTTGTGTAGTCGACCGGGACAGCGAAATGATGAATGTCGTTACCGATACTCACCAGTATTTCGGTGTGATCGGGCAGCATGATGGGGTAGAGGATCGCCGTGTTCAGCGAAATGGTATCCAGTCTTGCTTTTGTGCTGCTGTATGCCACGACGCACTGATCCTGAAAATAGTCCTGCAGTTCGGCGATCTTGAGCTGCTCCATTCGATCCCTTGCTTCAAGAAGCAGCGCTTGTTTTGAAGGTCCAGCGCTTGCGGCATCGGCCTTCCGGATCAACAGATTGGCCAGTTCCAGAAACAGAGATCCGACACGATCCCGAAATGTCTTCTGAGACGCCAAAGAACGGTTAAGAATATCCAGACGAACAGCTTCGAGCCGCTCCGCAGCCTGACGATATGCAGAGATGGCCGCATCCGTGTTACCTTGCAAAGAATGAATTCTGCCAATTTGCCACAGCCATCGATACAATGAAAATTCCTCGGATTGCTGAGCTGACCAAAGCGCCAATCGACTCAATTGAAGCGCTTCATCGAGTTTCCCTGCTTTCTCATATAAAAGTCCAAGACTTCCGTAGGCCATGGCCAGCAGATGGTGGCTGTTCAACTGTTTGGCGGTTTGCAGAGCATCCTGGAAAAGCGGATATGCAGATGAAAGGCATGCTTCCCGATCGATTTTTTGCTCCTTCCACAGCGAGAGGTATATTTCCCCATTCGCAAGCAAGCCAATGACTTTCTCTTCCGAATCTGCAAGATTTCGGTAAGTTTGTGCCGCCTTGCCCGCAAAACCCATCGCAACCTCCGCCGGCAGGAAGCCCATGGAAGCCTTCGCCGCATTGGTGAGTGCCATTGCCGTAAGCACCGGGTCCGATGAGGCCTGAATACTTCGCTCGAAATAAGACAGAGCATTTTGAACATGTTGCTGCGTCATCCAATACAGACCCAAATGGTTGCAGCAGGCAGCCAATAGCTGCCGGTCATCGAGTTCTTTCGCCTTGGAAAGGCTGGTTTCAAGATAAGGAGCAGCTTCCCGTGCATTGCCGGTAATCAGCTTCTGCATTCCCATGTAGGTTGTTCCCCAGGCGGCCATTCGCTCGTTGTTTGTGACACGTGCCAGGTGCAAGGCCTTTTCCAGAACCGATTCAGCCTCCATATAGCGAGCATAGGACTGATAAATCCGCACCACCTCAAGCAGGATTTGAGTCTGTTTTTCGAATTGCTGCAATTTGTTTGCAGTCTCGGCCTGTTGCATCAGTTCCTCGATCGCCTGATAGCGCTCGCTTGGGTAGCGGGCCAGAATGGCGGCGGTATCCGTCCCGAACGTGAGAACCGGGCTAAAAAAGATCAACAGAACCAGAAGTGGGCTTGCATAAAAATAAAAACATATATGCTTACACGCGAAGATGGTTTTGGAAAAACAGACAGAAATCTTGAACATTCGATGGACTCCTTGTCACGCCATCCCTGGATTCGGAAATAGGGTACACTTACCGCAACAATCCTCGTGTACCCGTTGACGAATTCACCCCTGAATTTCTTCAGGGATGAGCGTGAAGTAGGATTGCTGCGTATAGAACTTCATCAGAGCATCAGTTCAATAAATTTTATAGAGAATGCTGTGTCTTTCCTGCATTAGATTGCAAACCGAAATCTCATCCACCCAAGCCCCTATAATCTCTTATGTAATTATCATCCCGATATAATGAGCATTATTGCCTATTCAATTATGGAAAATAATATTTGTAATTCTCTATACCTTGTGTTAAGGGAGACGTCAACCATTGTTAATTCGAAATGCTGCCAAAGACGATCGGATAATTCCGGAATATACTTCCCGATGCATTCAATCTCGATCCAGCACTTCGATATATGTGTTGTCCGAGTATTCGGTAAGATTCATTCCATATAATGACAATAGAATTTCCCGATTTCCGCTAAGAGCTCAATGGCGTTATCGTTGCAACAATTGGACACGTTGGTTTCTCTTGGGGGTCGGAATGATCCCTGAAAATGGCATCCGGGAATATGCAGTAGTCCATCAGGACACATTCTATTGTTGGCTATGATTGGGAATTCCCATTACCCCATACCAGACGGAAGGATTTGTTCATGGCAATCGCATGAAAATGCGACAATGAACCTTTTCTTCCAGACCATCCCATTTTTTCTACTCATCCTTATCATCCTCCCTCTGCTTCAACCACCCCCGTCATATGCCCAGCCATCCGGGATCGATCCTACCGGTCGATCAGGGGATGCGCCCCGTCAGCTTACACCAATGGAATCCGTCCCTGAATCACACTTTGTTCTGCCACCCGTCGACACGGGCAACATCCCCCCATCCGCCCATCCGGCTCTGCGTGTACACATTCGTTTGATCCAATTCTCCGGCAACCAGGTGTTTTCGTCCGAGGAGCTGATGAATGTGGCCAACCCGTTTCTGGACAGGGAACTAAGTGCCGAAGACATTGAATCCCTTCGCCATCAGTTAACCCTTTATTATATCGAGCACGGATACATCAACTCCGGCGCGCTGATTCCGGATCAAAGCATCCAGGACGGTCTCCTGGAGGTCCGTATCGTCGAGGGCGAACTATCCGCCATTCACGTCGAAACATCCGGAAGATTGTGGCCGGGATATGTAAGAAACAGGCTGCTCCTGGATGCTGGACCACCCTTTAATATCTTCGATCTGCAGCGCCGCATGCAACTGTTGCAGTCGGACATCCACATCGAACGGCTGAATGCGGAGCTCAAACCCGGTGATCGCAGGGGTCGGGCAGAGCTGGACGTGAAGGTGCAGGAGGCGCTTCCCTATCAGGTATGGCTGCGTGCAAACAACTACCAGTCCCCGTCGATCGGCTCCGAACGCGGCGAAATCACGGGGGTTCATAACAATGTCACCGGTATCGGGGATCAGGCAAGCCTGACGGTAGGCGGCTCTGAAGGCGTTTTTCCAAAACTCGACATCGGCTATTCGATCCCGCTGA
Coding sequences within:
- a CDS encoding CHASE2 domain-containing protein — protein: MWEVQTELLDIARKIVRKKKDLIGPILGCGVFLMVILFRYFGMLELLELKAYDFFQNWQPRVLTSQNRITIVTVTEADIASLAHWPISDQVLARAIAVLLRYQPLAIGLDIYRDIPVPPGYEYLTAIFSENSNIVAAMKCGSALSNSIKAPQVLQGTDRMGFVDMISDTDGMVRRGILFMDNGKEFYYSFALRMAMQFLHPMGISVGPSETDSNAVQLGRTTIAPFESNDGGYHRADAGGYQLLLDYRDDGRYITRITMMQLLNNAIDGSVISGKLVFFGVDAESVKDYFHVPIRSFYKDSYRISGVELHALIANQLIAYALGERKPIRPFSKSFEIVWIWFWSILP
- a CDS encoding CHAT domain-containing protein produces the protein MFKISVCFSKTIFACKHICFYFYASPLLVLLIFFSPVLTFGTDTAAILARYPSERYQAIEELMQQAETANKLQQFEKQTQILLEVVRIYQSYARYMEAESVLEKALHLARVTNNERMAAWGTTYMGMQKLITGNAREAAPYLETSLSKAKELDDRQLLAACCNHLGLYWMTQQHVQNALSYFERSIQASSDPVLTAMALTNAAKASMGFLPAEVAMGFAGKAAQTYRNLADSEEKVIGLLANGEIYLSLWKEQKIDREACLSSAYPLFQDALQTAKQLNSHHLLAMAYGSLGLLYEKAGKLDEALQLSRLALWSAQQSEEFSLYRWLWQIGRIHSLQGNTDAAISAYRQAAERLEAVRLDILNRSLASQKTFRDRVGSLFLELANLLIRKADAASAGPSKQALLLEARDRMEQLKIAELQDYFQDQCVVAYSSTKARLDTISLNTAILYPIMLPDHTEILVSIGNDIHHFAVPVDYTTLANEIQLFRSRLEKRITREYMRPAQRLYDWLVRPTKELLDRNQIRTIVVVPDGPLRSIPFAAMHDGSEFLVQRYAIGVTPGLYLTDPKPIDHLDIKVLVMGLSEATQGFPALPYVTQEVDQITSLIPGVAILNQHFLVPDIQQRLSEDNFSIVHIASHSLFTGDKDHSYILTYDDRLNIQQLDQCLGIFRFRQKPLEVLTLSACETAVGDDRAALGLAGIAIKAGARSALASLWSIHDQTTSMLVTRFYKELLKPGVSRTQALQTAQMMLMKDERYAHPIYWAPFLLIANWL